The nucleotide window CTTGTAGATATGATGCCTACGAGCTACTTGAAACTTTTTAAAGCCGAAGTCCATAGTGTCTTTTTTTGCTAACCCTTAATATTTGGAAATTTCTGTGACTAACAACGACATACTCCGCCGTATACGATTTATTTTTGATTTAAGTGATTCCCAAATGATCGATACCTTCGCAAAGGCGGATTTTGTAGCATCGCGTGAGCAGGTGAGTGCCTGGTTGAAAACGGATGATAAGCCAGACTTTAAAGAGCTGAGTGATAAGCAACTGGCGACCTTTTTAAATGGCTTTATCAATAAGAGACGCGGCAAAAAAGACGGGGTTCAACCTGAGGCCGAAGATCGTTTGAATAACAATATTATTTTTCGTAAATTAAAAATAGCATTGGACTTTAAAGAAGAGAATATCTTAGAGGTTATGCAGCTTGCAGGTTTTGCTATCAGTAAGCACGAGTTGAGTGCGCTGTTTCGCAGGCAGGATCACCACAATTATCGCGAGTGCCAAACGCAAATTTTGCGTAATTTTTTGAAAGGCTTGCAAATCAAGCTGCGAGGTAATCTAGCTGATCCTGAGCAGGCTGATGAAAAATCTTAATTCAGTCGCGGCTCGAATAGCTTATTTTAATGTTACAAAATTTCAGTGATGGCAGCATAGCTAAACTACACTCTTACATAATCTTTAAATAAAAATGATCTGGAGAGAATCCGATGAACAAATGGCTAACCACAACAATTGCAATTTGCTTGACGTGCGTATCTTTATCTGTTGTTGCAGAAGAAAAAAATACCAAAGCTGCACATGAACAAAAAACAGAAAAGCCGGCCAATAATCCGTCTTATTTTTTTCCTCCTAAAATGCAGAGCTTCAGGTTATACGGCGATGCTGCAATTCCAAATTCAAAACCTGCGCCTGATGAAGAAATAGGTGCGGATAAAGGTTGGATACAAAAAGTCTCCCAACCCTATATTCAGGTTTACTTGCCTGCAAAAGTAAAAGCGACAGGCGCAAGCGTGGTGATATTTCCGGGTGGCGCTTATTGGGGTTTAACTTTTGATTACGAAGGTGTTCAGCAAGCAACCTATTTTGTTGACCACGGGATTGCAGCATTTGTTGTTAAATATCGCATTCCAAATGATGCCTGGATGCTGGACAAATCCATTGGACCATTGCAGGATGCGCAACAAGCGATGAAGTTTGCTCGCCAACATGCAAGCGAATGGGGCTTGGATGCGAATCGAATGGGTGCAGTTGGTTTTTCGGCGGGCGGTCACTTGGCATCAACCTTGGCGACGCATTTCGATAAACTTCAAATAGAAAATCCCGACAACATTAATTTGCGTCCTGATTTTCTTGTGCTTGTTTATCCTGTTATCAGCATGGATTCAAAAGTCACTCATGTGGATTCACGCAAAGCCTTGCTTGGTGAAAAGCCGTCTAAAGAACGTATTAATTATTTCTCCAATGAGTTGCAAGTAACTGCTAATACTCCGCCAACATTGTTGTTGCATGCTGTTGATGACAAGTTGGTCGATGTAAAAAATTCCATTCTATTTTTGGAGGCGCTCAAGAAAGAAAAAGTTCCCGTTGAAGCGCATCTCTTTGAAAAAGGAGACCACGGCTTTTTTCTGCTTCCACGCGACCGTTGGCAAAGCCCCATCATCGATTGGCTTACCACGAATGGTTGGCTTAACTTGAAGAAGAATTAATTTTTATGCTTCGTCGGTTAACTTCTTTGGTTGTACTTGTTACGGTTGCATATATCGCCGCGCGTTCTCGCGACGGCGATTTTTCCTAAATAAAATTTAAATAAGCGCTAAGCGAATTATCGGCTCCAGGCCACAACCGGGCAACCTAGGTTTCGCACGTCGCCGTTTGGTCGCGTTACAGTGAATCGCTTGGCATCTTCGGATGCAGCAACAGCTACAACATTTGCGGCCGTGGCTTCGGCATACCACACAGTGCAACTGCCGCGACAAGTTGCTTCAGTGCACACTGTGCCAGTATCTTTTATGAAGGCAACGTATTTGCTATCGGGTGACCAATAGGCGCGAGCGATCAAATCATTTTTGGTGAATCGTTTTAGATTTGAACCGTCAAGATTCATCATCCACAAATCAACGCCGCTTATTGTTCCCGTCTCCCGGAAAGCCGCCAGCTGAACCAATACTTTTTTTCCATCGGGGCTTACATAAATCGCTTGCGGGAATCTTGATTCGGGCCAGCTAATTTTTCCTATAGGTTGCTCATTACCTCCTAAAGTGATGCGAGTAATTTCACCAGAATATTTTGCGCGCAACAGAGTTCCATCTGGCATCCATGAAACAGCGTCTGACATTTTGCCGGGTTGTGTTGCAAAAATAGGTTTGTGCAAGTTGAGGTCGTAAACGATCATGCCTCTGGGTTCAAGAATCGTCGCGCCCCACGCGGCTAATATTTTGTTTTCGCCAATAGGCGAAGGAACAGGCTCACCCAGGTATCCTTCGATAGTTTGCTCCGATAATATTTTTCCATCGCTCGCCTGCTTAACAACAATATTGGTTTCATCACCTACTGAACCGTCAGACGTGTAGTTGCGATACACAAAGCGAGCACCATCTGGCCAAGGTGCGCCCCAATCTTTTGCGTCCACTCGAGCCGATACTCCCGAGTTGAGATTTAACACGTAAGTGCCTTCGGGATTATTTAAATCGAGCCACGAATGCCAAATTCGTCCGGGCAAATTGCTTTGGGAGTTTGTTTGTGCGGCAGCAGTTGTGCTTAGCAAAAGGCAGCTCACAGCGTAAAATAAAAACTGCCGCGTTTTAATGTCGCCGAATATTGCTATCTTGCGTAGTAATTTTACTTTCATTATCAAATTCCTCCTTAATGCCCCAACTATTTAAGTGATTTTATGTTGAAATAAAATTACATAAACTTGCGCTACGTCAAAAATTTTTGTTTTAGCGTAAAAACATGAACCTTGAGAAAAAATAAAAATTAAAACCGGGGCCAATCAGTATTGGAATAGGAGTTATTTGATGACAATCGATCTTCTCTTTGTTCACAGTGCAGGTTTGCAAATCGGAGGGCAGGGCAGTGCTCCGTTCGTAGAACAGCTTCGTCGTGATCTTGGTGCGGCGTACAAGATCTCATTTCCCATTATGCCTGCTCCCTCCAAACCGTCTTACTTACGATGGAAGTACGAGCTGAAAAATCTTTTGCATGGTGAAAGTTCGCCTAAGATTCTTATAGGGCATTCGCTTGGTGGCTCGGTTTTACTTAAATATCTTTCTGAACTGCCGGATAAAATATCTGCATCAGGTTTATTTATTGTCGCCGCGCCATTTTGGGGAAGTGAAAATTGGACGCTGGATGAATTTTTATTGCGCGATGATTTTGCTAAATCACTTCCTAAATCGCTTAAAATATTTTTGTACCACAGCAAAGATGACGACATGGTGCCCTTTAGTCACCTGGATTATTATCGGAAGGCAATTCCCCAAGCAGAAGTCCGCGAGCTTGATACCGGTGAGCATAGTTTTAAAAAAGGACTGCCGGAGTTAACCAGGGATATTCAAAAACTTTCAGCTTCATTGGGTAACTGATAATATCCGTTTCCACCTGCTCCGCTTTAAGTGAGCCTAATAGAATAAATAGTATAAAAATCAGGATGAATATGAAGTTAGAACTAAGCGGAACTGAGCTTACGCAACAACCCGATGAAGCAATAATTATCAGCTCGCTAAATACCTTGAAGAGTGATGATGACTCCTTTCTTATTTTATCGAAAGATACAATGGGCTATATGCAAACCTGTAAGGCCAGTGACGGAACTTATGTGTTGGAGTACCGCGAGAGCACAGAGGAAGAGGGGCATTACGAGTGCGCGGATGAAGCGCTAAGTTTTCAAAAAGTATTGTCTGCATTTATCAGCTATTTGCACGAAACTGATGAATGGAAAACCTCTCTTAAATGGCAGCCATTGGGCTATTCAAACGAATCCGGTGGTCGTTCAGTGGGGCTGTTGGTGTTTGCGGTGGTAGCCTTATTGGTAGTGATTACTACATGCATTTATGCATATAAATAAAATCAGCATTGCAAAAATAACCGTGTCATGGAGAGCTTGATATGAATATTGTTCAGGTTAGTGAAAAAACAATCGTCGGCTTAGGTGCGCGCACCAATAATAAAGATGAGATGAATCCGGGTACTGGAAAAATCGGGCCTTTGGTTCATCAATTTGATGCAAATGTTCAGGTTGATTACCGCGGTGGTGCTCGGGTTTATAGTGTTTATCACGAATATGAATCAGACGTATCGGGAAACTATTCTGTGTTAGTTGGTGCGGATAAGGTGGATTCATCTTCCGTGGAATTGATTGAGGTGAAAATACAGGAAGGAAATTATTTGGTGTTTACCGCCCAAGGGCAAGTTCCGCACATTGTGATTGAAACCTGGGGAAAAATTTGGACTTACTTTGCAAGCCCGAATTGCAGCCATACCCGTGCCTACTTAACGGATTTTGAGTTTTACAAAAGCCAAAATGAAATTGAAATTTATATTGGCATAAAATAATTCTGCCTGGATCATTACAGGTGTTTGCGATGAAGCGCAATTTTAACGCAGCCTTGCACCATTTTTTCTGAGTTGCCCTTATGCATGAAGCTTTCAAGATTTTTGTCCTGTCTACAATCATCATTACCCTGTGGACTGCGTTTTTGTTGTTACAGGATAAACGGGGTAATAAACTTTTAAACCGTTGGTTTGCGGCTTTTTTGGTGGCTTTAACTATGCCGCAAATGGATCTTTATGCAAATCAGGTAGTGCCCGGTGGTGTATTTAAGCTCGCATTGGTGGGCGCGACCTTTTTGTGGTTGAAAGGGCCGTTTGTGTGGACTTTTATCAAGGTACTCACCCGCAGGGAAACTGGTTTTCGTAATAATGCTCTGCACTTCTTGCCTTGGCTCTGCGTACTGGTCACAACATTGATTTTTCCCCAGTACGCCATGACCTGTATATTTATGGGTATGGCGCACATGACGCTGTACTTGATTTGCGCCCTGTGGCGCTTGATAAAAATGCGGGCATATTTAGTCGATGTGTGGCACGGATTCCAGAACTCGGCCTATTACTGGTTGCTTTATGTCATTGGCGGAGCCATGACGCTGGTGACTGTTGATTTAATTGTGATGTCGCTGGTGACTTCTGGCGTTATGCACACATACAACCTGTTAGATTATTGTGCTTTTCCGGCATTTTCAATTTACGTGTTGTCGATTGGTTTCCTCAGTGTCTATCGTCCCGAGTTGTTGTTTCGTGAACCATCTGAGGAAGCTCGCACTGATACGGTAATCGCCGAAACCATGGCTGCCGTAAATGTGGATCACAAAGAGCAGTCGGAGCAAAAAGAGCAGGTAGATCAAAAAGAGCAATTGGACCAAAAGGAAAGACACCTTGAGCTGGACTTGGGTTTGGCACAAACCCTGGCTCAGCAATTAACCCGGTTGATGCAAGAACAACACATTTATCGCCAAAACGAGTTGTCCCTGCCCGACTTGGCAGGCCACTTGGGAATAAGTGTCCATCAGGTGTCCGAATTGTTGAATGTACATTCCGGCATTAGTTTTTACGATTTCATTAATGGCTACCGTCTCAAATATGCGTGTAGTTTACTTGCCGATCCAGATTGTCATTTAAGGATTTTAGATATTGCTTTTGAGGCGGGCTACAACAGCAAGAATTCTTTTTATCGTGTGTTCAAAGAAAGCCTGGGGGTTACTCCCAACCAATATAGAAACAATGCACTGGCAGCCAAGCCGGTAACATCTTCGCAAGCCATGGAAACCTAATCGCATTAAAAAACACGTTAAATAATAGATTTATCGAGTCCTTTTTTATCAATTGGAACTTTAGTAACCGCAAATAACCCTATTCTGCAAGCCTCTGAATCCTGACAATTCAAGGTTTGCATTATGAGACATGATTTTTATTCGTTGTTCCCGTCGTTAGTGTTGTCTGTAATTTTGTCTGTCATGTTGGTTGGATGCGGCGGTGGTGGCGGGGCCAGTACAGATAAAACGTCAATTCCTTCCACGAGTAGCGCATCCTCTACGGCAGTTTCAACTAGCTCATCCAGTGCTAGTAGCGAAGCCCCTAGCTCTTCTTCGAGCTCATCGTCGAGTAAAAGCAGTTCTTCGAGCCTTAGTTCATCAATTGTCAGTTCTTCAGCTGCGAGTAGTGCAGTGTCGTCTGCTGCGCAATCCAGCAGCTCTTCACTTTCATTTACACTCACCTCAAACAGTTTTGTTTCAGGCGATAAGATTCCCATCAAATATTCTTGCTTTGGTCCGCAGACTAGCCCGCATTTGAAATGGGAAGTTAGCTCGCCCGATATCAAAAGTTTTGTACTGATTATGGAGGATTACGATGCGATTGCATTGGTGGGTCACCCCTATGTGCATTGGGATATTTTCAACATTCCGGCATACACCCGTGAGATTGCCGAGGGCGCAACACTTCGCGCTATGCCTGCGGGCAGTGTAGAAGGCGTTAACGATGATGGTACACGCCAATACGCAGGCCCGTGCCCACCAGAAGGTACCGGAACCCATCACTATTTCTTTGCGCTTTATGCATTGAATAAATCTGACTTGGTATTCAATACCAATAGCCCAATGAGACGTAGCGCGTTTGAAACTCAATATGCGGCATCAATTATCCAGAAGGCGGAAATTTCAGGTTCCTATTTCTATCGTTAATTCATCTTTTTAATTATTAAATATTGGCGCTAAGTGCAAGCTGACCGCATCGAATTGTGTGGTCAGTAATCTTGTAACAAGGGGTTCAGATGTTACGTTTAATTTGGCTTATATCTTCGCTCGTCGTGTTATGTGCGTGTGGTGGCAATGGAACTGCCCACCACTCCACAGGGAGCGATGCTTCAAGCTTAAGCTCATCGAGATCGACATCGACATCGACATCGTCGAGTTCAAGTGTATCCCTAAGCTCAAGCACTAATGCATCAGACGCATCAGAACTCACAAAAAAAATTGATGCTTATTTGCTTGAAAACCAAGCGGTCGATCTTCCTGGCGTGAGTGTGCTAGTTGTTAAAAATGGCAAGATTGCTTATAGCGGCGGCAGAGGAATGGCAGATATTCCATCTGGTGTTGCTATTGCAAGCAATACGGGTTTTCGTTTAGCGTCAGTGAGTAAACCTTTTACAGCTATCGCTATTATGCAATTAGTTGAGCGGGGTGAATTAAAGCTTTCTGATTCTGTACTGGATTATATTCCAGAGCTTTCTCCATCCTGGAAAAAAATTAATATAGAGCATTTGCTTACTCACAGTTCCGGAATTTTTGATATTTTTAATGATGAATGGCGGCCGAGTTTTTTAAATGGTTTGACCCAGAGAAGCTTGATTAAATATCTTTCCAATCATTCCGATTTGGAGTTTGAACCAGGCACTCGATATGATTACAGCAATACGGGTTACATATTGCTTGCGTCAATCATAGAGCGAAAAACTGGTCTTGGTTTTCCGGAATATATGCAGCAAAACATATTTGGTCCTGCAAATATGCAAGGCTCATATATCAACGATGAAAGTCAGGCGATTAAATATGGTGATGCGCTTAATTACGCACGCCTGCGTACTTATTACGGCATTGTTACTTACCTTAAAGGTAGCATGGCACAAGTCAGTTCAAGGGATGACTTCTTCCATTTTTTTAACGCTATGCGAGAAAACAAATTAGTCTCTGCGGAAACCCTGCAAAAAATGTGGAGCCCTAGTGCTGTAGGTAATTATGGCTACGGCTTTTACATGACGAGAAATCATGCTGTTCATTCAGGATTGTGGGATGGTTTTCAAACTGATCTGTCAATTACTAAATCCCAGGATGTAGCCTACATCATATTGACGAATTCAGGCTCGGTTGGTGGAGCACATATCACCGCTA belongs to Cellvibrio zantedeschiae and includes:
- a CDS encoding DUF1456 family protein, which codes for MTNNDILRRIRFIFDLSDSQMIDTFAKADFVASREQVSAWLKTDDKPDFKELSDKQLATFLNGFINKRRGKKDGVQPEAEDRLNNNIIFRKLKIALDFKEENILEVMQLAGFAISKHELSALFRRQDHHNYRECQTQILRNFLKGLQIKLRGNLADPEQADEKS
- a CDS encoding alpha/beta hydrolase, with product MNKWLTTTIAICLTCVSLSVVAEEKNTKAAHEQKTEKPANNPSYFFPPKMQSFRLYGDAAIPNSKPAPDEEIGADKGWIQKVSQPYIQVYLPAKVKATGASVVIFPGGAYWGLTFDYEGVQQATYFVDHGIAAFVVKYRIPNDAWMLDKSIGPLQDAQQAMKFARQHASEWGLDANRMGAVGFSAGGHLASTLATHFDKLQIENPDNINLRPDFLVLVYPVISMDSKVTHVDSRKALLGEKPSKERINYFSNELQVTANTPPTLLLHAVDDKLVDVKNSILFLEALKKEKVPVEAHLFEKGDHGFFLLPRDRWQSPIIDWLTTNGWLNLKKN
- a CDS encoding TolB family protein, which codes for MKVKLLRKIAIFGDIKTRQFLFYAVSCLLLSTTAAAQTNSQSNLPGRIWHSWLDLNNPEGTYVLNLNSGVSARVDAKDWGAPWPDGARFVYRNYTSDGSVGDETNIVVKQASDGKILSEQTIEGYLGEPVPSPIGENKILAAWGATILEPRGMIVYDLNLHKPIFATQPGKMSDAVSWMPDGTLLRAKYSGEITRITLGGNEQPIGKISWPESRFPQAIYVSPDGKKVLVQLAAFRETGTISGVDLWMMNLDGSNLKRFTKNDLIARAYWSPDSKYVAFIKDTGTVCTEATCRGSCTVWYAEATAANVVAVAASEDAKRFTVTRPNGDVRNLGCPVVAWSR
- a CDS encoding alpha/beta hydrolase, whose protein sequence is MTIDLLFVHSAGLQIGGQGSAPFVEQLRRDLGAAYKISFPIMPAPSKPSYLRWKYELKNLLHGESSPKILIGHSLGGSVLLKYLSELPDKISASGLFIVAAPFWGSENWTLDEFLLRDDFAKSLPKSLKIFLYHSKDDDMVPFSHLDYYRKAIPQAEVRELDTGEHSFKKGLPELTRDIQKLSASLGN
- a CDS encoding GyrI-like domain-containing protein, with translation MNIVQVSEKTIVGLGARTNNKDEMNPGTGKIGPLVHQFDANVQVDYRGGARVYSVYHEYESDVSGNYSVLVGADKVDSSSVELIEVKIQEGNYLVFTAQGQVPHIVIETWGKIWTYFASPNCSHTRAYLTDFEFYKSQNEIEIYIGIK
- a CDS encoding helix-turn-helix domain-containing protein, with the translated sequence MPQMDLYANQVVPGGVFKLALVGATFLWLKGPFVWTFIKVLTRRETGFRNNALHFLPWLCVLVTTLIFPQYAMTCIFMGMAHMTLYLICALWRLIKMRAYLVDVWHGFQNSAYYWLLYVIGGAMTLVTVDLIVMSLVTSGVMHTYNLLDYCAFPAFSIYVLSIGFLSVYRPELLFREPSEEARTDTVIAETMAAVNVDHKEQSEQKEQVDQKEQLDQKERHLELDLGLAQTLAQQLTRLMQEQHIYRQNELSLPDLAGHLGISVHQVSELLNVHSGISFYDFINGYRLKYACSLLADPDCHLRILDIAFEAGYNSKNSFYRVFKESLGVTPNQYRNNALAAKPVTSSQAMET
- a CDS encoding YbhB/YbcL family Raf kinase inhibitor-like protein, whose product is MSSAAQSSSSSLSFTLTSNSFVSGDKIPIKYSCFGPQTSPHLKWEVSSPDIKSFVLIMEDYDAIALVGHPYVHWDIFNIPAYTREIAEGATLRAMPAGSVEGVNDDGTRQYAGPCPPEGTGTHHYFFALYALNKSDLVFNTNSPMRRSAFETQYAASIIQKAEISGSYFYR
- a CDS encoding serine hydrolase domain-containing protein — protein: MLRLIWLISSLVVLCACGGNGTAHHSTGSDASSLSSSRSTSTSTSSSSSVSLSSSTNASDASELTKKIDAYLLENQAVDLPGVSVLVVKNGKIAYSGGRGMADIPSGVAIASNTGFRLASVSKPFTAIAIMQLVERGELKLSDSVLDYIPELSPSWKKINIEHLLTHSSGIFDIFNDEWRPSFLNGLTQRSLIKYLSNHSDLEFEPGTRYDYSNTGYILLASIIERKTGLGFPEYMQQNIFGPANMQGSYINDESQAIKYGDALNYARLRTYYGIVTYLKGSMAQVSSRDDFFHFFNAMRENKLVSAETLQKMWSPSAVGNYGYGFYMTRNHAVHSGLWDGFQTDLSITKSQDVAYIILTNSGSVGGAHITAIKSIISTTPF